A genomic segment from Mastomys coucha isolate ucsf_1 unplaced genomic scaffold, UCSF_Mcou_1 pScaffold7, whole genome shotgun sequence encodes:
- the Prss16 gene encoding thymus-specific serine protease codes for MAVKAPWLGFLLLASLWGLSAPALLLRRLREHIQKFQESSSLQSGFGLGHGPGAVPKEGWLEQPLDPFNASDRRTFLQRYWVNDQHRTGQDVPVFLHIGGEGSLGPGSVMAGHPAALAPAWGALVISLEHRFYGLSMPAGGLDVALLRYLSSRHALADVASARQALSGLLNVSSSSPWICFGGSYAGSLATWTRLKFPHLVFAAVASSAPLSAVVDFSAYNQVVARSLTQVAIGGSLECLAAASTAFTEVERLLRAGPAAQAVLRKELGACGSLELLEDQAELLGALQALVGGTVQYDGQAGAPLSVRQLCGLLLGNGGNRSHATPYLGLRRAVQIVLRSMGQKCLSFSRAETVAQLSNTEPQVSGVGDRQWLYQTCTEFGFYVTCEGLQCPFSQLPALPFQLELCEQVFGLSPASVAQAVAQTNSYYGGQSPRATQVLFVNGDTDPWHVLSVTQDLGPSEPALLIPSASHCFDMAPMRPSDSPSLRLGRQKIFQQLQDWLKDIKKSPN; via the exons ATGGCAGTCAAGGCTCCATGGTTGGGTTTTTTGCTTCTGGCTTCGCTCTGGGGACTGTCAGCTCCAG CTTTGCTTCTCAGGCGCCTGAGAGAACACATTCAGAAGTTTCAGGAGAGCTCTAGCCTACAGTCAGGCTTTGGCCTAGGCCACGGTCCTGGGGCTGTCCCCAAAGAAGGGTGGTTAGAACAGCCCCTGGATCCCTTCAATGCATCTGACAGACGAACTTTCCTGCAG CGGTACTGGGTGAATGATCAACACAGAACTGGCCAAGATGTACCAGTATTTCTGCACATAGGAGGCGAGGGCAGCCTTGGACCTGGCTCGGTGATGGCAG GGCATCCTGCTGCACTGGCCCCTGCCTGGGGGGCCCTGGTGATAAGCCTGGAACACAGATTCTATGGTTTGAGTATGCCTGCTGGGGGCCTGGATGTGGCCCTGCTTCGCTACTTGTCCAGCCGCCATGC GTTGGCTGATGTGGCCTCTGCTCGCCAGGCGCTCTCCGGCCTCCTCAATGTGTCTTCCTCCAGCCCTTGGATCTGCTTCGGAGGCTCCTACGCTGGCTCGCTGGCGACCTGGACCCGGCTGAAG TTCCCCCACCTAGTCTTTGCCGCGGTCGCCTCATCCGCACCACTGAGCGCAGTAGTGGACTTCTCCGCCTATAACCAG GTGGTGGCCAGAAGCCTGACACAAGTCGCCATAGGTGGATCTTTGGAG TGCCTGGCGGCGGCCTCCACGGCCTTCACCGAGGTGGAGCGGCTGCTGCGCGCAGGCCCGGCGGCTCAGGCTGTGCTGAGGAAGGAACTGGGTGCCTGCGGTTCCCTGGAGCTTCTTGAAGACCAGGCGGAGCTGCTGGGAGCGCTGCAGGCGCTGGTGGGAGGCACCGTGCAGTACGACGGGCAGGCCGGAGCGCCGCTAAGCGTGCGCCAGCTCTGCGGACTCCTGCTCGGGAATGGGGGAAACCGCAGTCACGCCACGCCCTACCTGGGGCTTCGCCGTGCTGTACAG ATAGTCTTGCGCAGCATGGGACAGAAGTGTTTAAGCTTTTCCCGAGCAGAGACAGTGGCACAGCTGAGCAACACTGAACCGCAAGTGTCTGGCGTGGGGGACCGGCAGTGGTTGTACCAGACATGCACTGAGTTTGGTTTCT ATGTCACCTGTGAGGGTCTTCAGTGTCCTTTTTCCCAGCTCCCAGCACTGCCCTTCCAGCTAGAGCTGTGTGAACAAGTGTTTGGTCTCTCACCTGCATCTGTTGCCCAGGCTGTGGCCCAGACAAACTCCTACTATGGTGGCCAGAGCCCTAGAGCCACCCAAGTACTGTTTGTTAATG gGGACACAGACCCCTGGCATGTACTGAGTGTAACACAGGACTTAGGACCCTCTGAACCAGCCCTTCTAATTCCTAGTGCCTCCCACTGCTTCGATATGGCACCTATGAGGCCTTCAGACTCTCCCAGCCTCCGCCTCGGACGTCAG AAAATCTTCCAGCAATTACAGGACTGGCTTAAAGATATAAAGAAGAGCCCGAATTGA